A region of Edaphobacter acidisoli DNA encodes the following proteins:
- a CDS encoding SDR family oxidoreductase — MAKFKQQPPVVVITGASAGLGRAIAHAFARKGAKVGLVARNPDALNAARSECEALGGIAIALPTDVSDAEAVEEAAARVEAEFGPIDIWVNDAMVSVFSPVKEMEASDYRRVTEVLYLGFVHGTLAALKCMLPRDSGTIIQIGSALSYRSIPLQSAYCACKHAINGFTDSLRCELYHDHSNVRVTTVQMPAMNTIQFDWVKNRMPHKAQPVPPIFDPELTAEVVVAAGYAACPRREYWVGMPTVAAILGQKIVPGLLDRYLGKTGYKSQQIASEKQDPSAPNNLYNYVPGTWSARGKFGDRSAHSSAEEFVSLHIQWFALGVAGLIAGGLLLKRACEMAAEKLF; from the coding sequence TTGGCGAAATTCAAACAGCAGCCGCCAGTCGTAGTTATCACGGGAGCTTCTGCGGGTTTGGGGCGTGCCATTGCACATGCCTTCGCTAGAAAAGGGGCGAAGGTTGGCTTGGTTGCTCGCAACCCTGATGCGCTGAACGCAGCACGGAGCGAATGCGAGGCTCTTGGAGGCATCGCTATTGCGCTGCCCACGGATGTGTCAGACGCAGAGGCTGTGGAGGAAGCTGCGGCTCGCGTGGAAGCCGAGTTTGGCCCAATCGATATTTGGGTGAATGACGCGATGGTGAGCGTGTTTTCGCCCGTAAAGGAAATGGAAGCGAGCGACTATCGCCGTGTCACGGAGGTTTTGTATCTGGGATTTGTGCATGGGACGCTCGCGGCGCTCAAATGCATGTTGCCACGCGACAGCGGAACAATTATCCAGATTGGCTCAGCTTTATCTTATCGCTCGATTCCATTGCAATCTGCATACTGCGCATGTAAGCACGCGATCAACGGATTTACCGACTCATTGCGTTGCGAGCTTTACCACGACCACAGCAACGTCCGGGTGACAACGGTGCAAATGCCGGCTATGAATACGATCCAGTTTGATTGGGTAAAAAACCGTATGCCGCATAAGGCTCAACCTGTGCCGCCCATCTTCGATCCTGAACTGACGGCAGAGGTGGTTGTGGCCGCAGGATATGCCGCCTGTCCGCGACGCGAATACTGGGTAGGTATGCCGACTGTCGCGGCTATCCTGGGACAGAAGATAGTCCCCGGCCTTCTTGATCGGTATCTTGGCAAGACTGGCTACAAGAGCCAGCAGATCGCAAGCGAGAAGCAAGATCCGAGTGCACCGAATAACCTGTACAACTATGTGCCTGGCACCTGGAGCGCGCGTGGAAAGTTCGGCGACCGCTCGGCGCACAGCAGCGCTGAAGAGTTCGTTTCATTGCACATCCAGTGGTTCGCCTTGGGCGTAGCCGGACTTATCGCTGGCGGCTTATTACTCAAAAGGGCATGTGAAATGGCAGCAGAGAAGTTGTTCTGA